A stretch of the Candidatus Zixiibacteriota bacterium genome encodes the following:
- the acpP gene encoding acyl carrier protein produces the protein MSVESKVREIIVEQLGVNPEQVTPEAKFVDDLGADSLDTVELVMALEEEFGMEIPDEEAEKLTSVGEATDYIQNHISE, from the coding sequence ATGTCAGTCGAGTCAAAAGTCAGGGAGATCATAGTAGAGCAGCTTGGAGTAAATCCCGAACAGGTCACTCCCGAGGCAAAATTTGTCGACGATCTGGGTGCCGATTCGCTCGATACAGTCGAGCTGGTGATGGCCCTGGAAGAGGAATTCGGGATGGAGATCCCGGATGAAGAAGCTGAGAAGCTGACTTCCGTCGGTGAAGCAACAGATTACA
- the fabG gene encoding 3-oxoacyl-[acyl-carrier-protein] reductase, with the protein MMLDKKTAVVTGAGRGIGFEIAKRFIKQGAHLVLSDISEELLSKAKSALQKHGEVISVVCDVSDPEQISELMNKTKEHFGSVDVLVNNAGVTRDTLLMRMKEEDWDFVLKVNLKGAFLATQSAARIMLKQRSGRIINISSVVGLMGNAGQANYSASKAGLIGLTKSSAKELASRGVTVNAIAPGYIETEMTESLPEAARQAFLDNIPLKRPGTPEDIADTALFLASDLASYITGQVIQVDGGLLM; encoded by the coding sequence ATGATGCTCGACAAAAAGACAGCGGTAGTGACCGGTGCCGGTCGCGGGATCGGATTTGAAATTGCTAAGCGATTCATCAAGCAAGGTGCCCATCTCGTGCTTTCGGATATAAGTGAAGAACTATTAAGTAAGGCCAAGTCCGCATTGCAAAAACATGGGGAAGTTATCTCTGTGGTCTGCGATGTATCCGACCCGGAGCAGATATCTGAACTGATGAACAAGACTAAGGAGCATTTTGGTTCGGTCGATGTTCTGGTGAATAATGCCGGTGTCACCCGCGATACCCTGCTTATGCGTATGAAGGAGGAGGACTGGGATTTCGTCTTGAAAGTCAACCTCAAGGGTGCTTTTCTGGCCACTCAGTCGGCCGCCAGGATTATGCTCAAACAACGATCCGGACGAATTATAAATATTTCCTCAGTTGTCGGGCTCATGGGTAACGCCGGTCAGGCTAACTACTCTGCTTCCAAGGCAGGCTTGATAGGCTTGACCAAGTCATCGGCCAAAGAACTGGCTTCGAGGGGTGTGACTGTCAACGCGATTGCCCCAGGATACATCGAGACTGAGATGACTGAAAGTCTGCCGGAGGCGGCCCGGCAGGCGTTTCTGGATAATATACCGCTAAAACGTCCCGGGACACCCGAGGATATCGCGGATACCGCCCTGTTCCTGGCCTCAGATCTGGCTTCTTATATTACCGGCCAGGTCATCCAGGTCGACGGCGGATTGTTGATGTGA